A DNA window from Ranitomeya imitator isolate aRanImi1 chromosome 2, aRanImi1.pri, whole genome shotgun sequence contains the following coding sequences:
- the PSMB3 gene encoding proteasome subunit beta type-3, producing the protein MSIMSYNGGAVMAMRGKNCVAIAADKRYGVQAQMVTTDFQKIFPMGERLYIGLAGLATDVQTVSQRLKFRLNLYELKEGRQIKPKTFMSMVSNLLYERRFGPYYVEPVIAGLDPKTFEPFICSLDLIGCPMVTEDFVVSGTCSEQMYGMCESLWEPDLEPEDLFETISQAMLNAVDRDAISGMGVVVHIIEKDKITTRTLKARMD; encoded by the exons ATG tCTATTATGTCATATAACGGCGGGGCCGTCATGGCCATGAGAGGGAAGAACTGTGTGGCCATTGCTGCCGATAAACGCTACGGAGTGCAAGCCCAGATGGTAACAACCGACTTCCAGAAAATCTTCCCCATGGGAGAGCGCTTGTACATTGGATTAGCCGGACTAGCCACTGATGTGCAGACAGT ATCCCAGCGCCTGAAGTTCAGACTGAATTTATATGAGTTAAAAGAGGGGCGTCAGATTAAACCTAAAACTTTCATGAGCATGgtgtctaacttgttgtacgagagAAG GTTCGGCCCTTACTACGTTGAACCAGTTATCGCAGGACTGGACCCCAAAACCTTTGAGCCATTTATCTGCTCACTGGACCTTATTGGATGTCCCATGGTGACTGAAGACTTTGTAGTGAGCGGTACGTGTTCAGAGCAGATGTACGGCATGTGCGAGTCTCTCTGGGAACCAGACCTG GAACCTGAAGACTTGTTTGAAACCATTTCCCAGGCCATGCTGAATGCTGTGGACAGAGATGCAATTTCAGGAATGGGTGTTGTAGTGCACATCAT AGAAAAGGATAAAATTACTACCCGGACACTGAAGGCACGGATGGATTAA